gagatcTCAGTGGTGTAAAATGGAAAACGATGAGCTTTTCCCACCCGactcttaaaaatatatattgactaattaaaatttgaatatcgACTGTGGGGGTTATCCAGATtttcatatttcaaaatttcatatttcatattttatttagcaCGATGAAAAGTGACCCccataataaaaaatgtaagtaGAAGATGGTGATAATTGAGAAGGGAATTAACAATTGTTTTATGTTGATGGAGTCTCTATAGAGTCTTGTAACAGAGACGGGAAAGAGATAAAAATAGAGAGAGAATCTCTCATTGGTATATCATAGAAAACGGGAAACACTTTCCACTCCGCTATTATAGAGTACTGTAACAAAGAtggaaaaaagataaaaatagagagagagagagagagagtctcTCATTGATATATCATAGAAAACGGGAAACATATTCCACTCCCCTATTATAAATACACATTGACGAATTCAAATTTGAATTCCGGCTACGGGAATTTTTCCATATTTTGTGTCCATCACACTTTCACTAGATTACATCCGGCTAATGAAATTCATggaaaacctaaaataaattaatataattttaattttttataattaatctatgaatttttttttataattccaaTTTTAGGCTTTCCATAAACCTTCGTTCGAACCATTTTAGGAAGGCTAATTTATCCATGTGAATGGAGATATAcatagattttttcatttgacgTTCACGCGTAAAAATTGATTCTTTGTGGATACATCTATTTAGCATATATTGCTCGCAACTAACTATATATGTATTACTTTCACGCTTTTCACTAAATATTTTACTACATTTTCTGATTAATTTATAAAATCCTTTTTATTTCTACCATTTTTATAatgttgtttaatttaattttatcataatttatttcgataaatttattattattttgtactTTTCTgcaatttcaaattattttttatgtagcATAAATATCTCAACTAACTAAATATTTCCTCCTTTTGTTTAAGTGTCTTTTAATATCAGGTTTAACGTTCCTATTTAATTGtcattttggtattttaagggtacaatttgtcaattatacacattgtcaattactcttatctttttcaataaaactaattattttttttaacagcaaaatatattaatattaataactaATCTCcgtaaaactaattaatgttactccctcagtttttttttaagtgcCCATTTAGAATATTagtaacaccaaattaagaaagtgtatttttgtatcttatcttcctattataccctaatGTTAATCCACCaacaaatttctatttttttgcacacactttctctttccaattaatttaatatattacgtacaaaaaaaattaatatgttatgtaccaaataaaaaattaaaaaaaaagatttagttttttaaatatatagcattaattagttttattgaaattgACAAAGGGTACAATTGACAAATTGTATCCTTAAAACACCAAATAGACAGTTAATTAAAAACGTTAAATCTGACAAAACTGGACAATTAAAAAAACGGAGTagtttcccaaaaaaaaaaggagtaatTCTATAAGTCcttgtgagcttagctcagttggtagggacatcacactatatgtgcaggagcccgggttcgaacccgggacactccacttattcaaaaaaaaattactataataattttttttattttaatatcttCTATTATTAGcagtacaaaaaaaattataattgtaTAACCAGGGAGCCGTATAACCATACAAATCTttgcatgaaaaattaaaatatctttttttggtaaggaaatcttaaaatatctttttttggtaaggaaATCTTAAAATATCTTTGAAAAAGATTGTATTGGGCTAGgctgatttgtttttttttctcttctgaAACACTTATAAATACGTGGAAGTAGGTTAGTTTTGAAACATCCGCAGtttcttcataaattttttCCCTTTGTTTGTTGTGttctctttttttaaaacttaaaagtttaGCATCATCTTGTTGCAAAGCTCATTATGACTGAGGATTTGCATGATCATTTGCCTGAGGAAGATGATCAGAATCATAAGCAGGATGATCAGTTGAGTGAGGATTCACTTTCTGATAATATGTCTGATGACAATGACGATAGTTGGTTTccggaggaagaggaagaggatcGGATTAAGTGGAACAAGAATTTGTCCGAGAATCATGATCAGTGGAACAAGAATTTGCCCGAGGATCGGAATCAGTGGAATGAGAATTTGCCCGAGTATCATGATCAGCGGAATCAGGAGGATTCTTGTGATTATATGCAGTATGCTTGGCAGATTGAGGTCTTTGAACATGTTTACCGTTGTTTCTCTGTCTCGTCTCTTGGAAGGCCAGATCTTGAAAACGGTGATAAAATTATCATGCCGTCTTCAGCTCTAGATAGCCTTGTGCGTTTGGAAATAGAATATCCAATGTTATTTGAACTGAGAAATCCTTCTGCTGAAAGAACTACTCACTGTGGAGTCTTAGAATTCACTGCTGATGAGGGGATTGCATACTTACCAAATTGGATGATGGAAGATATGCTCATAGAGGAAGGAGGCATTGTGTCTCTGAAAAGCACAAGTCTTGTGAAGGGAAAGTTTGTCAAGTTCCAACCTCACTCCAAAGAGTTTTTGGATATCACTAATCCAAAAGTCATGTTAGAAAAATCATTGAGGAGTTACTCATGTTTAACAACCGGCCGCACTATAATGATTCCATATAACAACAAAAAGTACTACATTGATGTGGTCGAAACGAAACCTACTACAGCAATTTCTATAATTGAAACAGATTGTGAGGTTGATTTTGCTCCACCTCTTGATTACAAAGAACCTGAGAAGCCCTTGCTATCTGATTTGTCTGATAAGGAACCTCTGCAAGTTGAAGAAGAGACTGCAACAAAGACTCCCACTGTGATTCCTTTTAGTGGTTTTGGAAGGCGTTTGGGTGGAAAACCATCGACACAATCAGTTGAGCAAACTTCCACTCCAATTCTCAAGCAGCAACAAACTGAAAATACCATGAGTTCCAACAGAACTTCAGGAAAGCTTGTTTTTGGATCAAAagctaatgcatctaatgttcaAACACAGCCAAAAGCTTCTCCAAAAAGTACAAGTCAAGATTCATCATCTAAGAAGACAGACACCTCACAATTCCAAGCTTTCTCAGGAAAGAAGTATTCATTAAGAGACTGATCCTTGTAGGGTTTTTTATTAGCTGTTTCTTTTGATATATGACAGACAGTTTAGATTAGTTGACATGGCTTAGAGCTCAAATTCTGATGTTACTTTTACATAtccatgttttttcttttcagtatATGATGATTATTGCCTTGCAAAGTTTATAATTAtcccatttaacaaataatatcaattgaagtcttttatgtatttaatttgtCTTTATTTCAACCTCATCATTGAAAGTATTTTATAAGCCAAGACATTTACTCGATTCGTACTAGATTTCATGTATGGACGTTTTCCTTCCAAAGCCGCATGCTATGCAAATATGGTATAATTCCGTATTTCCATTACATTACATTACTGTTTGTTTAAATACTAGATATCcgacccgtgcaacgcacgggcaagcatttgttatatattttaattgttagtaTCATGATAAATAATTAGGCATAATATTAAGATATCAAACATTGACCTAAAAATAATCGAATAATACGAAATAGTACAATAATAATGACATAGgtcaatcaataatacaacaCATGATTTTTAAAGTAGAACTTGAAACTCAtactaattaaaatataataaaacaacaCATGGTTCAAACCATAATAAAACATCACATGGTtcttaaaacataaataatttcatataatatcccgatatcattataaattaaactaaatataatacGACATTGTCATTAGATTAGAGGGATAATATTTATCTGATTAAATACAGCACTCAAgattatatgattaaataatgacataagattttttaaatataaccaATTAGACAAATGTTAATTATTAACATAATACAACCATATAATAAGGAAAATATAAGAAaggctacataaaatcatacagctCCAGTGCATTTTTtagatatataaaatttgaaaattaatattaaatttaatggataagcaaaatggatacacaaaacatagagcgtataataaaggCTGCATAAAATCTTACAGTCCCCGTGCGGTTTGTAGAGATAtagaatttgaaaattaatattaaatttaatggataaacaaaatggatacacaaatcatagagcgtataataaatactacataaaatcttacagtccccgtgcatttttgagagatacgaaatttgaaatttatttatggtaaaacatatatcatattacacggttacattatgaacttataaatttcataaaaaattaatgtaatcttgaatggatagacaaaaatggatacacaaaacatagagcgtataataaagtctaaataaaatcatacagtccccgtgcatttttgagagatacgaaatttgaaatttatttatggtaaaagatatatcatattacacggttacattatgaaattataaattcaattaaaaaattaatgtaatcttgaatggatagacaaaaatggacacacaaaacatagagcgtataataaagtctaaataaaatcatacagtccccgtgcatttttgagagatacgaaatttgaaatttatttatggtaaaagatatatcatattacacggttacattatgaaattataaattcaattaaaaattaatgtaatcttgaatggatagacaaaaatggatacacaaaacatagagcgtataataaagtctacataaaatcatacagtccccgtgcatttttgagagatacgaaatttaaaatttatttatggtaaaacatatatcatattacacggttacattatgaaattataaattcaattaaaaaattaatgtaatcttgaatggatagacaaaaatggacacacaaaacatagaaagtatgataaagtctacataaaatcatacagtccccgtgcattgagagataagaaatttgaaatttatttatggtaaaacatatatcatattacacggttatattatgaaattataaatttcataaaaaattaatgtaatgttgaatggatagacaaaaatggacacacaaaacatagagcgtatgataaagtctacataaaatcatacaacctccgtgcatttttgagagatacgaaatttgaaatttattaatggtaaaacatatatcatattagatggttacattatgaaattataaattcaattaaaaaattaatgtaatcttgaatggatagacaaatggatacacaaaacatagagcgtatgataaagtctacataaaatcatacagtccccgtgcatttttgagagatactaaatttgaaatttatttatcgtaaaacatatatcatattacacggttacattatgaaattataaattcaattaaaaaattaatgtaatcttgaatggatagacaaaaatggatacacaaaacatagagcgtataataatgtctacataaaatcatacagtccccgtgcatttttgagagatacaaaatttgaaatttatttatggtaaaacatatatcatattacatggttacattatgaaattataaattcaattaaaaaattaatgtaatctttaATGGATAGACAAATGGATAcccaaaacatagagcgtatgataaagtctacataaaatcatacagtccccgtgcattttcgagagatacgaaatttgaaatttatttattttaaaagatatatcatattacacggtaccattatgaaattataaattcaattaaaaaattaatgtaatcttgaatggatagacaaaaatggatacacaaaacatagagcgtataataaagtctacataaaatcatacagtccccgtgcatttttgagagatacgaaatttaaaatttatttatggtaaaagatatatcatattacacggttacattatgaaattataaattcaattaaaaaattaatgtaatgtttcttaatttttcagagatataaaatttgaaaattaatattaaattcatATACATTGTGATTTTTGATCCAATGTGTTTCGCATAATTTGATGGTGAAATACTTATTCAAATTGAGATTTAAGACATTAGTTCTTAGCGCAACATTGCTTTTCATGTTTATTATTACATTGATAATCTCTTAATCTATGTCAAGTTTCCTTATGTTTTCGTCCTCTTGCTTTTCTTTAACTGGATTATTATAGGTATGTTATTTAATGAGAATTTGTTGTATGAGATGAAGTTGAGAACACattgcaaaataaaaaagagcAACATGTGTTCATACTTATGTAGTGGATATACTATAACATAGCAAacttaatgttatattttaatgtcatttttattttcattcaagaaattttttcaaattccatTAAGAGAAAAACTCATGAACTAAAGAAAGTTAATACCATTACGGTaaacttaaattatataaaacCCTTTTTAAACATTGTATTATCATGGATAAATCCTTTGGAAGTTAAAAACCCATTTTGCAACCCTATCGATATTTCGGCTCACAATCTCCTTTAGATGTAAAACCAAatctgtaaaaaataaaaataaaaatagcatTAGTAAATAATACACAATAAGAAAATACTTATATTATTGGAAAGAAACTATAAAGTTAAAGTGAAAGAATTCATCATTAACACTTTTGTCAAATAAGAGTGTCTAAGCTTAAAAAACCGAAGCACTATGGACTTAATAATTACCAACTATAGAGAATGCTACGACAAAAGATAACCAAACCATGTAGTTTGAAGAAGTGGGTCGTTCTAATTCTAAtaagttataaatatataataagataTATATCTTAATAAAAACTATGCATGCAGAAGACACTATAATGAGACAAATGTAGTTAAAATCTAAGGAATGCTTCGACAAAAGATAATCAAACCATGTAGTTTGAATACTTGGGGCaagcatattttttttgttgtacaTACACTTGAGTCTTTCTAATAAGATATGAATAACACGCTATAATGACACACAAATCACAGAAGTaacaaaattgaattaaaaataagtcTACATACCTTTAACAACTTTCACTTTTAAGACCTATAATTCCTTctacaaaattgtttccataaatTGGTATGATTTGGAATTCCTTCCCTTCAGCATCCATGAGTCAGACATTTATATCGGATTCAATTTGCGGTAAAAGTTAGTTGTTCTTATGCATTAAAGTATAATAGAATCCAAACCATGAGACCACAGGTACTGCCTATTGCCTACTACTCTTTGTTCCTTTTCAACGTGAATGTTTACACTATACCAATAAAATTTTTCGAGTTCCAATTTCCCTTACATGTACCACATGTAGTCTCTAACTTAAATATGCTAACTTGAAACAAAAcatacttaataaaaaaatgaatgtgtTAAAAAAATGATTGGGAGAAGAATCCAGCAAACAAATTCAGAgtcaataaaaaatgaaacacaCCCAAATTAGTTAGAAGGTCAATGTGGTTTGTCCAAAAGAGCAAACACATAAACATTCTTACTAAAAAGTTCGaacaaagtaacaaaaaattaaatcatagtCAAAGAGTGAAGACACTTACTTGTTTATAGAACTTGAAAAATGTAGAGTGTGTAGAATTCGATTTAAATCCTCCCATAATGCACTTACTTCATCTACATATATTTCTCACAGGTCTTTAAGATATAAATACTTGAAGAATAATGCACATGCATACTATCATCCATTGCTTTGAGTCACTTAAAACAAATTCTCAAAACAAAAAGTATCACACTATAAGTGATCCACTTATATTTGCAAAACAAAAAGTAGCACCAATATAAGTTGAAGTTCAGTTTTACTACCAGCATTATTAACTAATCAAAGGGAAAGCTTACCTCTGTAAAATGCATACTATCAACTCAGTAAAATGCATACTATCAACTCATTTGTGCATGCATGAATGGCTAgatctgaaaccaaaaaaagaTGTCATTAGAAACCTGATGAATAGTAAATAAGATTcacaataaagaaaataacctttcataataaaaaacaatagtAATCAGAAGATAAAATGAATCTCAATTCTACCTTGATGTTTATGATTTGCTCTTTATATACCACTCCTCTTGTAGGTGACAAAATATCAATATCCTATTCCAAGTTGAAGTTTTTACATGGTTCCACATGTTTTTACATGGCAAGCCTTATtccaatttaaaattatatatgtagcACACTACAAATAACAATAACTATATTCAATCAAATGGGTTtgaaatataacaaataatGAGAGAGAACATCTCCCTTCAAATCCATCAAACTAAAGCTAATACTCTGTTATATTACATACATTTTTCCTCATATTCATAAGCGGCAATATCTGAttgaacattaaaaaaaaaatatataaacaacgTCAGTAGAGTAAGAAGCAACATCACCATAGattgaacaaaaatataatagatCTGGAATCCGaaaatgaattgaaaataaatctgGAATCCAAAAACTAAAATGGATCTGAAGTGCTTACCTTCGCTGCAGTCGTGTGCTCTGCTTCATCGATCTTTGTCGTCGCTAGGTTTGTGAACTTGGACAAACAATAACAGAGAAATCAAGGAATTAAAGAACCGCATAATGAGGAGTTTTCAAATACAATCAAGCTATGTACCTCACCATCAAGGAATGACAATAATTCAAGgaatcaaaataaaagtaattaaaaatatcaaactatAATTGATCCACTTATAAAGGCATCACAAAAAATAGTCATAAAAAGACACAATTAATAGTCGTTCAAAGTCCACAATGCATATTCAAAGGGAAAATAGTACTGACTAAGGATTATATTCATGAAGCTATCCTCTTCCACCTCCAACTCTCCTGCTAGTTCTGTCCTGCGAAGGCTCTGCCCAATTCTCTCCTTGATCAACAGGTCATGGACCATTCTGAAGATCTCCAAGCCTCTTGGACCTTCTAGCTCCACTTCTCAACTCTAGCATCCTCTCCCTATTCAAATCATAGCCCACTTATAGCCCtcaaaaatagcaaaaaaaaagtttctgcAACAAAAATAAGCAAAGCAAATAGACAAATGAGATAACAACATTCATCAAGAAACCTCCAAAATGAACTAAAGATATTATTTAGCTACATCTACGCATCACACTAAAAAGTCGTAAAATACATCTACAACCCGCAGTTCGACATCAGATAAGAACATAATGATGCTTTCAGCAATATATAGTTATATAGTCTCCACAACAAAAAGAATGTACCTAAAAGCATACTGAGAAATCTGTCATGTTCTGCATTCCAAATTTAACACAAACTTGAAAGCATCGTTAAATTAGTCAAAGTTTGTAGAGAACacttttggtttttcaccaaaatGGAAGTTTTGTTGAAGATGGAGAGAAAGAAGACATCATCAAAGCAGGAAGGGTAGAGAAAGGTTCTTTcctgtttttgattttttagtttttattttcttttttttgtcagactttTATTTGGTGATTGTAGTGGATATATGCAA
This portion of the Trifolium pratense cultivar HEN17-A07 linkage group LG3, ARS_RC_1.1, whole genome shotgun sequence genome encodes:
- the LOC123918585 gene encoding ubiquitin recognition factor in ER-associated degradation protein 1-like, producing the protein MTEDLHDHLPEEDDQNHKQDDQLSEDSLSDNMSDDNDDSWFPEEEEEDRIKWNKNLSENHDQWNKNLPEDRNQWNENLPEYHDQRNQEDSCDYMQYAWQIEVFEHVYRCFSVSSLGRPDLENGDKIIMPSSALDSLVRLEIEYPMLFELRNPSAERTTHCGVLEFTADEGIAYLPNWMMEDMLIEEGGIVSLKSTSLVKGKFVKFQPHSKEFLDITNPKVMLEKSLRSYSCLTTGRTIMIPYNNKKYYIDVVETKPTTAISIIETDCEVDFAPPLDYKEPEKPLLSDLSDKEPLQVEEETATKTPTVIPFSGFGRRLGGKPSTQSVEQTSTPILKQQQTENTMSSNRTSGKLVFGSKANASNVQTQPKASPKSTSQDSSSKKTDTSQFQAFSGKKYSLRD